Proteins encoded together in one Streptomyces sp. NBC_01216 window:
- a CDS encoding helix-turn-helix domain-containing protein codes for MPGGRLTQEDRRRIALGLADGLAYAEIARGLERPTSTVTREVMRNGGPAGYRADLAHRATERRARRKSGSSRVAEPVALPHGRDPEAVAEYEERYTTVLMQSGLPNRMMARVMVSLLTTDSGSLTAAELVQRLQVSPASISKAIAFLESQALVRRERDERRRERYIIDETLWHQSMTASVRALIQQVEISRQGVGVLGPGTPAAVRLENVARFFDFVAESLARAADQARDILLSDKAGGAPEGAAVVPDPPDPGAEPAPASAPEADPERG; via the coding sequence ATGCCGGGAGGCAGGCTCACCCAGGAGGACCGTCGGCGGATCGCGCTGGGGCTGGCGGACGGACTCGCCTACGCGGAAATCGCCCGGGGTCTCGAACGGCCGACCTCGACGGTCACGCGTGAGGTGATGCGCAACGGCGGCCCCGCCGGATACCGTGCGGACCTGGCCCATCGCGCCACGGAGCGGCGTGCCCGGCGGAAGTCCGGCTCGTCCCGGGTGGCGGAGCCGGTCGCCCTGCCGCACGGACGCGACCCGGAGGCGGTGGCCGAGTACGAGGAGAGGTACACCACCGTCCTGATGCAATCGGGTCTGCCGAACAGGATGATGGCGCGGGTGATGGTCTCCTTGCTCACGACCGACTCCGGCAGCCTGACCGCCGCCGAACTCGTCCAGCGCCTCCAGGTCAGTCCGGCGTCCATCTCCAAGGCGATCGCCTTCCTGGAGAGCCAGGCGCTCGTCCGTCGGGAACGCGACGAACGCCGCCGGGAGCGCTACATCATCGACGAGACCCTCTGGCACCAGTCGATGACCGCCAGCGTCCGCGCGCTCATCCAGCAGGTCGAGATCTCACGTCAGGGCGTCGGCGTCCTCGGTCCCGGCACCCCGGCCGCCGTACGTCTGGAGAACGTCGCCCGCTTCTTCGACTTCGTCGCCGAAAGTCTCGCCCGCGCCGCGGACCAGGCCCGCGACATCCTGCTCTCCGACAAGGCCGGAGGGGCCCCGGAGGGCGCCGCGGTGGTTCCGGACCCTCCGGACCCGGGCGCGGAGCCGGCCCCTGCCTCGGCCCCCGAAGCGGATCCGGAGCGCGGATAG
- a CDS encoding ATP-binding cassette domain-containing protein, with product MTSLAIAANGLRKSYGDQVVLDGVDLAVPAGTVFSLLGPNGAGKTTAVKILSTLIGADGGELRVGGHDLATAPQAVRAMIGVTGQFSAVDGLITGEENMRLMADLHRLPKREGRRVSAELLHRFGLSEAASKPAAGYSGGMRRRLDIAMTLVGDPRVIFLDEPTTGLDPRSRHDMWRIVRELVSGGVTVFLTTQYLEEADELADRIAVLNDGRIAAEGTADELKRLVPGGHVRLGFTDPSAYRSAAVALRGVTRDDTSLSLRIAADGSPRALRAILDRLDSAGVEADELTVHTPDLDDVFFALTGSAVPARNDQPEEAAR from the coding sequence ATGACCAGCTTGGCCATCGCGGCGAACGGGCTGCGCAAGTCCTACGGCGACCAGGTCGTGCTCGACGGCGTCGACCTGGCGGTGCCGGCCGGAACGGTCTTCTCCCTGCTCGGACCGAACGGCGCCGGCAAGACCACCGCCGTCAAGATCCTCTCCACTCTCATCGGCGCCGACGGCGGCGAACTGCGCGTCGGAGGCCACGACCTGGCGACCGCCCCGCAGGCGGTGCGGGCCATGATCGGCGTGACCGGTCAGTTCTCGGCGGTCGACGGGCTGATCACCGGCGAGGAGAACATGCGCCTCATGGCGGACCTGCACCGCCTGCCCAAGCGGGAGGGACGGCGGGTCAGCGCCGAGTTGCTGCACCGGTTCGGCCTGTCCGAGGCGGCGAGCAAGCCGGCCGCCGGCTACTCGGGCGGCATGCGGCGCCGTCTGGACATCGCCATGACGCTGGTCGGCGACCCGCGCGTCATCTTCCTCGACGAACCCACCACCGGCCTGGACCCGCGCAGCCGCCACGACATGTGGCGGATCGTCCGTGAGCTGGTCTCCGGCGGCGTCACCGTCTTCCTCACCACCCAGTACCTGGAGGAGGCCGACGAGCTCGCCGACCGCATCGCGGTACTGAACGACGGCAGGATCGCCGCGGAGGGCACCGCCGACGAGCTGAAGCGACTCGTCCCGGGCGGACACGTCCGGCTGGGGTTCACCGACCCGTCCGCCTACCGGTCCGCCGCCGTCGCCCTGCGCGGGGTGACACGGGACGACACGTCCCTGTCCCTGCGCATCGCCGCCGACGGCAGCCCGCGCGCACTGCGCGCGATCCTCGACCGGCTGGACTCGGCCGGCGTCGAGGCCGACGAGCTGACCGTACACACCCCCGACCTCGACGACGTGTTCTTCGCCCTGACCGGCTCCGCCGTGCCCGCCCGGAACGACCAGCCCGAGGAGGCTGCCCGATGA
- a CDS encoding ABC transporter permease — MSALSLAVRDSSTMLRRNLLHARRYPSLTLNLLLTPIMLLLLFVYVFGGVMSAGIDGGDGDRSAYLAYVVPGILLMTIGSTVIGAAVSVATDMSEGIIARFRTMAIHRGSVLIGHVVGSVLQSIAGVVLVGAVAVAIGFRSTDATLLEWLAAFGLLTLFSLAVTWIAVGMGMASPNAEAASNSATPLILLPLISSAFTPIDAMPGWFRPLAEYQPFTPAVETLRGLLLGTGIGNNGWLCLGWCLVLTALGYRWSTASFRRDPR; from the coding sequence ATGAGCGCCCTGTCCCTCGCCGTTCGCGACTCGTCCACGATGCTCCGGCGCAACCTGCTGCACGCGCGCCGCTACCCGTCGCTGACCCTGAACCTGCTGCTCACGCCGATCATGCTGCTCCTGCTGTTCGTCTACGTCTTCGGTGGCGTGATGAGCGCCGGCATCGACGGTGGCGACGGCGACCGCTCCGCCTACCTCGCCTACGTCGTCCCGGGCATCCTGCTGATGACCATCGGCAGCACCGTCATCGGGGCCGCGGTGTCCGTCGCCACCGACATGTCCGAGGGGATCATCGCCCGCTTCCGCACCATGGCCATCCACCGCGGGTCCGTGCTCATCGGGCACGTCGTCGGCAGCGTGCTGCAGTCGATCGCCGGCGTGGTCCTCGTCGGCGCCGTCGCCGTGGCCATCGGCTTCCGCTCCACGGACGCCACCCTCCTGGAATGGCTGGCGGCGTTCGGCCTCCTCACACTCTTCTCGCTGGCCGTCACCTGGATCGCGGTCGGCATGGGCATGGCCAGCCCGAACGCCGAGGCCGCCAGCAACAGCGCGACGCCGCTGATCCTCCTGCCCCTGATCTCCAGCGCGTTCACGCCGATCGACGCGATGCCGGGCTGGTTCCGGCCCCTCGCCGAGTACCAGCCCTTCACCCCCGCCGTCGAGACCCTGCGCGGCCTTCTCCTCGGTACCGGGATCGGGAACAACGGATGGCTCTGCCTCGGCTGGTGCCTGGTGCTCACGGCACTCGGCTACCGCTGGTCCACCGCCTCGTTCAGACGCGACCCGAGGTAG
- a CDS encoding phage baseplate protein, with protein MIKLSAVTPPLLSGATLASPVSVAQSVYWESVDQLWYLCQPDGTEADMDRVTVTRLTADGVLLDSMHLGRSGHGTGLSVERDATGVHLWAGALPQGGWSRALARVPYAAGGTADASDPSVLRTPRSGVYRVSSTIDPTRRQLIFRWQSDNVSSPSGSGGIDRYDLAAAAAGTFTPLQTLPFGPSGKTLQGFVGLGDHVYHLYGDQNVDNTTVTCTDWNTGTVLQSQSVGAFPGLVNREPEGICVYGNSPGDPAATLAFGIAAKPASGRQINIARFPHPGTNPWVEVPYDTTAYTPNSPNYVPQYRLSGDRVHVHFSLAKADGTAWEPGETLFRLPLRARPDRTQRLVGVVSGAAVAADTMAVRFEVTTDGRVSVWDERDLAGWIGGDVSFWVC; from the coding sequence TTGATCAAGCTCTCCGCCGTCACGCCCCCGCTCCTGTCGGGAGCGACGCTGGCCTCACCCGTCAGCGTCGCTCAGTCCGTCTACTGGGAGTCCGTCGACCAGCTCTGGTACCTCTGTCAGCCCGACGGCACCGAAGCCGACATGGACCGTGTCACCGTCACCCGGCTCACCGCGGACGGGGTCCTGCTGGACTCGATGCACCTCGGTCGGTCCGGACACGGTACGGGGCTGAGCGTCGAGCGGGACGCGACCGGCGTCCACCTCTGGGCCGGTGCCCTGCCGCAAGGCGGCTGGTCCAGGGCCCTCGCCCGGGTGCCCTACGCGGCGGGCGGCACGGCCGACGCCTCCGACCCCTCCGTCCTGCGCACCCCCCGCTCCGGGGTGTACCGCGTCTCCTCGACGATCGACCCGACCCGGCGCCAGCTGATCTTCCGCTGGCAGTCGGACAACGTCTCGTCCCCGTCGGGCTCCGGCGGCATCGACCGGTACGACCTGGCCGCCGCCGCTGCCGGAACGTTCACTCCCCTCCAGACGCTGCCCTTCGGCCCCTCTGGCAAGACCCTCCAGGGCTTCGTCGGCCTGGGCGACCACGTGTACCACCTCTACGGCGACCAGAACGTCGACAACACCACCGTGACCTGCACGGACTGGAACACCGGAACGGTGCTCCAGTCACAGTCGGTCGGCGCCTTCCCCGGGCTCGTCAACCGCGAGCCCGAGGGCATATGCGTGTACGGGAACAGCCCCGGTGACCCGGCGGCCACCCTCGCGTTCGGCATCGCGGCGAAGCCCGCGTCGGGGCGGCAGATCAACATCGCCCGCTTCCCGCACCCCGGCACGAACCCCTGGGTCGAGGTGCCCTACGACACCACGGCGTACACGCCGAACAGCCCGAACTACGTGCCCCAGTACCGGCTCTCCGGCGACCGGGTCCATGTGCACTTCTCGCTGGCCAAGGCCGACGGGACGGCCTGGGAACCGGGTGAGACGCTCTTCCGGCTGCCGCTGCGGGCCCGGCCGGACCGGACCCAGCGTCTGGTCGGAGTGGTGAGCGGGGCCGCCGTCGCCGCGGACACGATGGCCGTGCGGTTCGAGGTGACCACGGACGGCCGGGTGTCCGTCTGGGACGAACGCGATCTGGCCGGCTGGATCGGCGGGGACGTCAGCTTCTGGGTCTGCTGA
- a CDS encoding N,N-dimethylformamidase beta subunit family domain-containing protein: MTTGSGGRPVGELSRRTVLRTLGAGTGVAASAWWTAGPAEALPTAPPVSTGDNPVVRENTAAGSDEWGLGCRETCGVDLDRPQIQGSASTASVAPGETLGLRLSSRTARSCTVEVYRLGHYGGLRARHLLTAEDVAVAAAAGARPAWTLRVPPSWVSGIFLAVLTSADGHRAYAPFVVRDPARRSDVLAVVPLSAAAGAYPGLGMPPGFATDTSAARWLEESGYDVTYATEEDLHRARVDPARYGVVVLPGSPGEGRWARRTRAAVTRSPGGTAGLRRPFTLSEPGHATAEARRAATELLDGMLATVSRPRS; the protein is encoded by the coding sequence ATGACAACCGGCTCCGGAGGTCGACCCGTGGGGGAACTGTCCCGTCGTACGGTCCTGCGCACGCTCGGCGCGGGGACCGGCGTCGCCGCGAGCGCCTGGTGGACGGCCGGCCCCGCCGAGGCGCTGCCGACCGCTCCGCCCGTGAGCACCGGCGACAACCCGGTCGTACGGGAGAACACGGCGGCCGGCTCCGACGAATGGGGTCTCGGCTGCCGCGAGACCTGCGGGGTCGACCTGGACCGGCCGCAGATCCAGGGCAGCGCGTCGACCGCCTCCGTCGCCCCCGGCGAGACCCTCGGTCTGCGCCTCTCCTCCCGTACCGCCCGGTCCTGCACGGTCGAGGTCTACCGGCTCGGCCACTACGGGGGGCTGCGCGCCCGCCATCTGCTCACCGCGGAGGACGTGGCGGTCGCCGCCGCCGCCGGCGCCCGCCCGGCCTGGACGCTGCGCGTGCCCCCGAGCTGGGTGTCCGGCATCTTCCTGGCCGTCCTCACGTCCGCCGACGGCCACCGGGCCTACGCCCCCTTCGTCGTCCGCGATCCGGCCCGCCGCTCCGACGTGCTGGCCGTGGTCCCCCTGTCGGCCGCGGCCGGTGCGTACCCGGGTCTGGGCATGCCCCCGGGTTTCGCCACGGACACCAGCGCGGCCCGCTGGCTCGAGGAGTCCGGCTACGACGTCACCTACGCGACCGAGGAGGATCTGCACCGGGCCAGGGTCGATCCGGCGCGGTATGGCGTGGTCGTCCTCCCCGGTTCCCCCGGCGAGGGCCGCTGGGCCCGCCGGACCAGGGCGGCCGTGACGCGCTCGCCCGGCGGAACGGCCGGTCTCCGGCGGCCGTTCACCCTCAGCGAGCCCGGTCACGCCACGGCGGAGGCCCGGCGGGCCGCGACCGAGCTGCTGGACGGGATGCTGGCGACGGTCAGCAGACCCAGAAGCTGA
- a CDS encoding alpha/beta fold hydrolase, producing MVRRMDVPGADGVRLVAWEFGEERVREDTSGVLLLHGLMGRASHWAPTAHWLAGRHRTVALDQRGHGRSGKPVAGPFTREAYVADAAAVVERLGLGPVTLVGHSMGALTAWQLAAQHPDLVRALVICDMRASALGAASQREWQDWFRRWPVPFASLDAVRAWFGEEDPWVDRPNPARGEFFAEVMTEGPDGWRPVFDPAQMLTSRETWVHDAHWDSLAQVRCPTLVVRGLDGELGRAEAQEMVRVLPRGAYAEVPDAGHLLPYEAAHATAWREAVEPFLNGVLTS from the coding sequence ATGGTGCGACGTATGGACGTCCCCGGAGCCGACGGCGTACGCCTGGTTGCCTGGGAGTTCGGCGAGGAGCGTGTCCGGGAGGACACCTCCGGGGTCTTACTTCTCCACGGGCTGATGGGGCGGGCCTCCCACTGGGCCCCCACCGCGCACTGGCTGGCCGGGCGTCACCGGACCGTCGCCCTCGATCAGCGCGGTCACGGCCGCAGCGGCAAACCCGTCGCGGGCCCGTTCACGCGCGAGGCGTACGTCGCCGACGCGGCGGCCGTCGTCGAGCGGCTCGGTCTCGGCCCCGTCACCCTCGTCGGACACTCCATGGGAGCCCTCACCGCCTGGCAGCTCGCCGCCCAGCACCCCGATCTCGTCCGCGCCCTGGTCATCTGCGACATGCGGGCCTCCGCCCTCGGGGCCGCGTCCCAGCGGGAGTGGCAGGACTGGTTCCGCCGCTGGCCCGTCCCCTTCGCCTCGCTCGACGCGGTACGCGCGTGGTTCGGTGAGGAGGACCCCTGGGTCGACCGCCCGAACCCGGCCCGCGGCGAGTTCTTCGCCGAGGTGATGACCGAGGGCCCCGACGGCTGGCGGCCCGTCTTCGACCCCGCCCAGATGCTGACCTCCCGCGAGACCTGGGTTCACGACGCCCATTGGGACTCGCTCGCCCAGGTCCGCTGCCCCACCCTCGTGGTCCGCGGCCTGGACGGTGAACTGGGGCGCGCGGAGGCCCAGGAGATGGTGCGGGTGCTGCCCCGTGGGGCGTACGCCGAGGTCCCCGACGCCGGCCATCTGCTCCCCTACGAAGCCGCGCACGCCACCGCCTGGCGCGAGGCCGTCGAACCCTTCCTGAACGGCGTCCTCACGTCCTGA
- a CDS encoding metal-dependent transcriptional regulator, with amino-acid sequence MSGLIDTTEMYLRTILELEEEGVVPMRARIAERLDQSGPTVSQTVARMERDGLVTVAGDRHLELTEEGRRLATRVMRKHRLAECLLVDVIGLEWEQVHAEACRWEHVMSEAVERRVLELLRHPTESPYGNPIPGLEELGEKAEAEAFLDDSMVSLADLETGDGGKTVIVRRIGEPIQTDAQLMYTLRRAGVQPGSVVSVTESPGGVLVGSSGEAAELDAEVAAHVFVAKR; translated from the coding sequence ATGTCCGGACTGATCGACACAACGGAGATGTATCTCCGCACCATCCTCGAACTCGAAGAGGAAGGTGTGGTCCCGATGCGTGCCCGGATCGCGGAGCGGCTGGACCAGAGTGGTCCCACCGTGAGCCAGACCGTCGCCCGTATGGAGCGCGACGGCCTGGTGACCGTCGCCGGCGACCGTCATCTGGAGCTGACGGAGGAGGGCCGACGACTGGCGACCCGCGTGATGCGCAAGCACCGGCTCGCCGAGTGCCTGCTTGTCGACGTGATCGGCCTGGAGTGGGAGCAGGTCCACGCCGAGGCATGCCGCTGGGAGCACGTGATGAGCGAGGCCGTGGAGCGCCGCGTGCTGGAGCTGCTGCGGCACCCCACGGAGTCGCCGTACGGCAATCCGATCCCGGGCCTGGAGGAGCTGGGCGAGAAGGCCGAGGCGGAGGCGTTCCTGGACGACTCCATGGTGTCGCTGGCGGACCTGGAGACGGGCGACGGCGGCAAGACGGTGATCGTCCGCCGGATCGGCGAGCCGATCCAGACGGACGCGCAGCTGATGTACACGCTGCGGCGGGCGGGTGTGCAGCCCGGTTCGGTCGTCAGCGTGACCGAGTCGCCGGGCGGTGTCCTCGTCGGCAGCAGCGGCGAGGCGGCGGAGCTGGACGCCGAGGTCGCCGCGCACGTCTTCGTCGCCAAGCGCTGA
- a CDS encoding SIS domain-containing protein, with protein MGDSAGESKLAGEFFDAAIGLLQRVRDEDAGEIAAAGTAIAEAVAAGGRLFAFGAGHSSLAAQDVVYRAGGLALMNLLAVPGVVGVDVMPATLGSALERVDGLASAVLDSSPAKAGDVLIIISLSGRNALPVEMAMNARALGLTVIGVTSVAYATETKSRHVSGGYLKDHCDIVLDSRIAVGDAELTHAGIEAPFAPASTVVTSALMQATMAAAAEEMVRLGVEPPLLRSGNVDGGHEWNGRVMTEYRDRIFYRH; from the coding sequence ATGGGCGACAGCGCGGGCGAGAGCAAGCTGGCCGGAGAGTTCTTCGACGCCGCGATCGGCCTGCTCCAGCGGGTACGCGACGAGGACGCGGGAGAAATCGCCGCCGCCGGCACGGCGATCGCGGAAGCCGTCGCGGCGGGCGGCCGGCTCTTCGCCTTCGGCGCGGGCCACTCCTCGCTGGCCGCCCAGGACGTCGTCTACCGGGCGGGCGGACTGGCGCTCATGAACCTGCTGGCCGTACCGGGCGTGGTCGGCGTCGACGTGATGCCCGCGACGCTCGGCTCGGCCCTGGAGCGGGTCGACGGCCTGGCGAGCGCGGTCCTGGACTCCTCCCCGGCGAAGGCCGGCGACGTCCTGATCATCATCTCGCTCTCCGGCCGCAACGCCCTGCCGGTCGAGATGGCGATGAACGCCCGCGCGCTCGGCCTCACGGTGATCGGCGTGACGTCGGTGGCCTACGCGACGGAGACGAAGTCACGGCACGTCTCGGGCGGCTACCTGAAGGACCACTGCGACATCGTCCTGGACTCCCGGATCGCGGTCGGAGACGCCGAACTGACCCACGCGGGCATCGAAGCGCCCTTCGCCCCCGCGTCGACGGTCGTCACCAGCGCCCTGATGCAGGCCACGATGGCGGCGGCGGCCGAGGAGATGGTCCGTCTCGGCGTCGAGCCGCCCCTGCTGCGCTCGGGGAACGTGGACGGCGGGCACGAGTGGAACGGGCGCGTGATGACGGAGTACCGGGACCGGATCTTCTACCGGCACTGA
- a CDS encoding PAS domain-containing protein translates to MSAARSETAERGAEGHGPGEDLLAALLDGMDAALCAFDAAGNVTHWNREAERILGWSASEAVGRHGFDGWAARAADADQALTRLMAAMRTPGRQVHEFALLRKDGSRVLVRTQSAGVRGPDGSPAGVYCAFSEVHAQIDLERSIALSEALFEDASWGVVLVDVDLRPAVVNAHAARVMGVGRTALLGRPLGEVVVQGVEDLEGALQHVLAEGAPRALAEVWVTLRTAQGERRRCWRSGFLRLASPLAEEPVPLGVGWLFQDVTEERLAEQEADRMRFRYSQLHRAGAAAAECEDPREAAAVLLDFALAGFADHALVDELAGEQRLVRAAATPTGAPGPVGAVAGAGIPLRYASGHPALQAVTRLGPVRASASVGSTRAAEDWAAERQWPRDAVHALCMPLRSRGRTVGVLTLLRSSSRPAFERPDAVYAETVAVRVAASLDLAGVNPVNPAGAL, encoded by the coding sequence ATGAGTGCTGCCAGGAGCGAGACCGCGGAGCGCGGGGCCGAGGGCCACGGCCCGGGGGAGGATCTGCTCGCCGCCTTGCTGGACGGGATGGACGCGGCGCTCTGCGCGTTCGACGCCGCCGGCAACGTCACGCACTGGAACCGGGAGGCCGAGCGGATTCTCGGCTGGTCGGCGTCGGAGGCGGTGGGCCGGCACGGCTTCGACGGCTGGGCGGCGCGCGCCGCCGACGCCGACCAGGCGCTCACACGGCTCATGGCGGCGATGCGGACGCCGGGGCGCCAGGTCCACGAGTTCGCGCTGCTGCGCAAGGACGGCAGCCGGGTCCTGGTGCGGACCCAGTCGGCCGGGGTGCGCGGACCCGACGGCTCCCCGGCCGGGGTCTACTGCGCGTTCAGCGAGGTGCACGCGCAGATCGACCTGGAACGGTCGATCGCGCTGAGCGAGGCGCTGTTCGAGGACGCTTCCTGGGGGGTGGTCCTCGTCGACGTCGACCTGCGCCCGGCCGTGGTGAACGCGCACGCGGCCCGGGTCATGGGTGTCGGACGCACGGCGCTGCTGGGCCGGCCGCTCGGCGAAGTCGTCGTCCAGGGCGTCGAGGACCTGGAGGGCGCGCTCCAGCACGTACTGGCCGAGGGGGCGCCGCGGGCCCTGGCCGAGGTCTGGGTGACCCTGCGGACCGCGCAGGGCGAACGGCGCCGCTGCTGGCGCAGCGGCTTCCTGCGGCTGGCGTCCCCGCTGGCGGAGGAGCCGGTGCCCCTGGGCGTGGGCTGGCTGTTCCAGGACGTCACCGAGGAGCGGCTGGCCGAGCAGGAGGCGGACCGGATGCGCTTCCGCTACAGCCAGCTCCACCGGGCGGGCGCGGCGGCGGCCGAATGCGAGGACCCGCGGGAGGCGGCGGCCGTGCTGCTGGACTTCGCGCTGGCCGGGTTCGCCGACCACGCGCTCGTCGACGAGTTGGCGGGCGAGCAGCGTCTGGTCCGCGCCGCGGCCACCCCGACCGGCGCACCCGGCCCGGTCGGTGCGGTGGCGGGCGCCGGAATCCCGCTGCGGTACGCCTCCGGCCATCCGGCCCTCCAGGCCGTCACACGCCTCGGACCGGTCCGCGCCTCCGCGTCGGTGGGCAGCACGCGGGCCGCGGAGGACTGGGCCGCGGAACGCCAGTGGCCGCGCGACGCCGTGCACGCGCTGTGCATGCCGCTGCGCAGCCGGGGGCGTACGGTCGGCGTGCTGACACTGCTCCGCTCGTCCTCCCGTCCCGCCTTCGAGCGCCCGGACGCGGTCTACGCGGAGACGGTCGCGGTCCGGGTGGCGGCCTCGCTCGACCTGGCGGGGGTGAACCCGGTGAACCCGGCGGGCGCCCTCTGA
- a CDS encoding sulfate adenylyltransferase subunit 1 — protein MTIDTLRFATAGSVDDGKSTLVGRLLHDSKSVLTDQLEAVEHASRSRGQETPDLALLTDGLRAEREQGITIDVAYRYFATSRRRFILADTPGHVQYTRNMVTGASTADLALVLVDARNGVVEQTRRHAAVAALLRVPHVVLAVNKMDLVDYAEPVFTAIAEEFTRYATALGAPPVISIPVSALAGDNVVEPSAHMDWYGGPTVLEHLETVPVTADPSGTAARVPVQYVIRPRTAEHPDYRGYAGQITTGTLRVGEPVTVLPSGRTSTIEAIDRLGDPVDIAWAPQSVTIRLADDIDISRGDLIAPTSAAPPVSREIGGIVCHVADRPLAVGHRVLLRHTTRTVKAVVAEIPSRLSLDDLSQQPSPGRLTANAIGRVVVRTAEPLALDAYADSRRTGSFLLIDPADGTTLAAGMVDDIR, from the coding sequence ATGACCATCGACACGCTGCGCTTCGCGACCGCCGGCTCCGTCGACGACGGCAAGTCCACCCTCGTCGGCCGCCTGCTCCACGACTCCAAATCGGTCCTCACCGACCAGCTCGAAGCCGTCGAACACGCCTCCCGCTCCCGCGGCCAGGAAACCCCCGACCTCGCACTGCTCACCGACGGCCTGCGCGCCGAACGCGAGCAGGGCATCACCATCGACGTGGCCTACCGCTACTTCGCCACCAGCCGACGCCGCTTCATCCTCGCCGACACCCCCGGCCACGTGCAGTACACCCGCAACATGGTCACCGGCGCCTCCACCGCCGACCTCGCCCTCGTCCTCGTCGACGCCCGCAACGGCGTCGTCGAACAAACCCGCCGCCACGCCGCCGTCGCCGCACTCCTACGCGTCCCGCACGTCGTCCTCGCCGTCAACAAGATGGACCTCGTCGACTACGCCGAGCCCGTGTTCACCGCCATCGCCGAGGAGTTCACCCGGTACGCCACCGCGCTCGGCGCGCCCCCGGTCATCTCGATCCCGGTCTCCGCGCTCGCCGGCGACAACGTCGTGGAACCCTCCGCGCACATGGACTGGTACGGCGGCCCCACCGTCCTCGAACACCTGGAGACCGTTCCGGTGACCGCCGATCCTTCCGGCACCGCCGCCCGCGTCCCGGTGCAGTACGTGATCCGTCCGCGGACCGCCGAGCACCCCGACTACCGCGGCTACGCCGGGCAGATCACCACGGGCACGCTCCGGGTCGGAGAGCCGGTGACCGTGCTGCCCTCGGGCCGGACCAGCACCATCGAGGCCATCGATCGGCTCGGCGACCCGGTCGACATCGCCTGGGCACCCCAGTCGGTCACCATCCGGCTCGCCGACGACATCGACATCTCCCGCGGCGACCTGATCGCCCCGACGTCGGCGGCGCCACCGGTCTCGCGGGAGATCGGCGGGATCGTCTGCCATGTGGCCGACCGGCCGCTCGCCGTCGGCCACAGGGTGCTGCTCAGGCATACCACCCGCACGGTCAAGGCGGTCGTCGCGGAGATCCCGTCCCGGCTCTCCCTGGACGACCTGTCCCAGCAGCCGAGTCCGGGGCGGCTCACCGCCAACGCGATCGGCCGGGTCGTGGTCCGCACCGCCGAACCCCTCGCCCTCGACGCCTACGCCGACTCCCGCCGCACCGGCTCCTTCCTCCTCATCGACCCCGCCGACGGCACCACCCTCGCCGCCGGCATGGTCGACGACATCCGGTGA
- the cysD gene encoding sulfate adenylyltransferase subunit CysD — MTTLVNVHEATDSPFALSHLDSLESEAVHIFREVAGEFERPVILFSGGKDSIVMLHLALKAFAPAPVPFTLLHVDTGHNFPEVLEYRDRTVAAHGLRLYVASVQDYIDDGRLRERPDGTRNPLQTVPLTEAIRQHRFDAVFGGGRRDEEKARAKERVFSLRDEFSQWDPRRQRPELWQLYNGRHAPGEHVRVFPLSNWTELDVWQYIQREDIALPRIYFAHEREVFARDGMWLAPGAWGGPRDGERVEKRLVRYRTVGDMSCTGAVDSDATTLDAVIAEIAASRLTERGATRADDKMSEAAMEDRKREGYF; from the coding sequence GTGACCACCCTTGTCAACGTCCACGAGGCGACCGACAGTCCGTTCGCCCTGTCGCATCTCGACTCGCTGGAGTCGGAGGCGGTGCACATCTTCCGTGAGGTGGCGGGTGAGTTCGAGCGGCCGGTGATCCTGTTCTCCGGTGGTAAGGACTCGATCGTGATGCTGCATCTGGCGTTGAAGGCGTTCGCGCCGGCGCCGGTGCCGTTCACGTTGCTGCATGTGGACACCGGGCACAACTTTCCCGAGGTGCTGGAGTACCGGGACCGGACGGTCGCCGCGCACGGGCTGCGGTTGTATGTCGCCTCCGTGCAGGACTACATCGACGACGGCCGGTTGCGGGAGCGCCCGGACGGGACGCGTAACCCGTTGCAGACGGTGCCGTTGACGGAGGCGATCCGTCAGCACCGGTTCGACGCGGTGTTCGGTGGCGGCCGGCGTGACGAGGAGAAGGCGCGGGCCAAGGAGCGGGTGTTCTCCCTGCGCGACGAGTTCTCGCAGTGGGACCCGCGTCGTCAGCGGCCCGAGCTGTGGCAGCTGTACAACGGGCGGCACGCGCCGGGTGAGCACGTGCGGGTGTTCCCGTTGTCGAACTGGACCGAGCTGGACGTGTGGCAGTACATCCAGCGCGAGGACATCGCCCTGCCCCGGATCTACTTCGCGCACGAGCGGGAGGTCTTCGCCCGCGACGGGATGTGGCTGGCCCCCGGAGCGTGGGGCGGTCCGAGGGACGGCGAGCGGGTGGAGAAGCGGCTGGTGCGCTACCGCACCGTCGGCGACATGTCCTGCACCGGCGCCGTCGACTCCGACGCCACCACCCTGGACGCCGTGATCGCCGAGATCGCCGCCTCCCGCCTCACCGAACGCGGCGCCACCCGCGCCGACGACAAGATGTCCGAGGCCGCGATGGAAGACCGCAAACGCGAAGGGTACTTCTAG